Part of the Virgibacillus necropolis genome, AAAAAGTATCCATGCCTCATCACGGATACTTTAAAAGTTTTATTATTCGTCCAAATGCTCTTTCATTTTTTCATGTATTTTTTCTTCTATTTCTTCCACATCTTCATCTTTCAGTTTACGTCTTGGTTTAGGATGAAACCATTCCATTTTATCATCGCGAAAAATCCCTTTGTATTCATCACCCTCAATCGTTAATCTAAATTGATGGGCCGTATGCGATTGATCGTTTAACAATGGTGTTACTTCAATATCATCGTCATCCTCTGACTCTCCATTATTACTTACATGCTCACCTATTAGTTCGTGCACCTCGGCTTCAATCCATTTTAAGTTACCCTCATTTAGAGTTTGCTTTGGATGAGGATGTAACCATTGGATTTCACCTTCATGAAAGTCACCTTTGTATTCTACACCATCCACTAATAGAACAAATCGATACCGTGCATACGTGCGATCTTCATAAACCGTTTCTACTTCAAAGTCATCAACCAGTGTATTCACCTCCGTAATCTTATTGTATTTACTCTTATTCCCTTTATTGTG contains:
- a CDS encoding HicA family toxin-antitoxin system, which gives rise to MNTLVDDFEVETVYEDRTYARYRFVLLVDGVEYKGDFHEGEIQWLHPHPKQTLNEGNLKWIEAEVHELIGEHVSNNGESEDDDDIEVTPLLNDQSHTAHQFRLTIEGDEYKGIFRDDKMEWFHPKPRRKLKDEDVEEIEEKIHEKMKEHLDE